In the Devosia sp. SL43 genome, one interval contains:
- a CDS encoding DUF4342 domain-containing protein yields the protein MTEDPKTTWKTFTEEIEVTGHQLVEHVTRLLAEGNVRQLQLRSERGDVYVAVPLAAGAIVGGVVVLAAPWLAIIGAIAGLAAKVTIGVVRATPPSADETAQDTGEPPLGDN from the coding sequence GTGACCGAAGACCCCAAGACCACCTGGAAAACCTTCACTGAAGAGATCGAAGTGACGGGCCACCAACTCGTCGAGCACGTGACGCGCCTGTTGGCCGAAGGCAATGTGCGGCAACTTCAGCTACGCTCTGAAAGGGGCGATGTTTATGTGGCCGTGCCGCTCGCCGCCGGCGCCATCGTTGGCGGCGTTGTGGTCCTTGCTGCCCCATGGTTGGCGATTATCGGCGCCATCGCCGGCCTTGCTGCAAAGGTCACAATCGGGGTCGTGAGAGCGACGCCGCCCTCGGCCGATGAAACCGCACAGGACACCGGCGAACCCCCATTGGGAGACAACTGA
- a CDS encoding universal stress protein: MSMNILLPIATYPDVTSKVGLGYALGLSARLSASVTAIVQEVDIAPINSALGEALLGLSKMAADAEAHSRENGASMGLWLRERAQNLGVDLDVRTVRCRPEAFADGLVPLSRHHDLAIAVLDGSDPQRRADTEALIFDSGGPVLVVPLTAVVPVAEQRAAPFNVIVAWDGGRAASRALRDAMPLLVLADLVSILTVGDDKVVDPAGIAGVQALLDHHGVRNKHLHQERGTASTGDTLQAVAVNHDANLLVMGAYGRNRLQEFVLGGATRSVLHGPRLPILLSH, from the coding sequence ATGAGCATGAACATCCTGCTGCCGATTGCAACTTACCCCGACGTTACCTCCAAAGTCGGCCTGGGATACGCCCTCGGCCTCTCCGCCAGGCTGAGCGCCAGCGTGACGGCTATTGTCCAGGAAGTGGACATAGCCCCGATCAACAGCGCCCTAGGCGAGGCGCTGCTAGGACTTTCGAAAATGGCCGCAGATGCGGAAGCGCACAGCCGCGAAAATGGGGCGAGCATGGGCCTGTGGCTCCGGGAGCGGGCCCAGAACCTGGGCGTCGATCTGGACGTCCGGACCGTGCGGTGCCGGCCTGAGGCATTCGCCGACGGCCTGGTTCCGCTCTCCCGCCACCACGACCTGGCCATTGCCGTGCTCGACGGCTCCGATCCGCAGCGCCGGGCCGATACAGAGGCGTTGATCTTTGACTCCGGCGGACCAGTGCTGGTCGTACCGCTCACGGCGGTAGTGCCGGTCGCCGAGCAGCGAGCCGCCCCTTTCAATGTGATCGTCGCCTGGGACGGCGGCCGAGCCGCATCGCGGGCGCTCCGTGATGCAATGCCGCTTCTCGTGCTGGCCGATCTTGTTTCAATCCTGACTGTCGGCGACGACAAGGTCGTCGATCCAGCAGGGATCGCGGGCGTCCAGGCGTTGCTCGACCATCATGGCGTCCGAAACAAGCACCTGCACCAGGAGCGCGGAACCGCCTCGACCGGCGACACGCTGCAGGCAGTCGCGGTCAACCATGACGCGAACCTTCTAGTAATGGGCGCCTATGGCAGAAATCGTCTGCAGGAATTCGTGCTGGGTGGTGCAACCCGCTCGGTCCTGCACGGACCCCGGCTACCCATCCTGCTGTCGCATTAG
- a CDS encoding heavy metal translocating P-type ATPase: MRLAPPLEARERTIVRLFPYALVALPLLGLALGAALWWSASGALAETTWTVATLPVLITLLIQIVVSLRRGDVGLDVVAALSMSAALVFGEPLAGNVVALMYAGGQLLESFAQGRARHEMTALLGRVAHTAMRYQGSGLEEVPIAAIVAGDRILIRQGEVLPVDGRVAGTFALLDLSTLTGESVPQRVGAGGEALSGSTSAGPAFELIATRAAAESTYAGIVRLVEAAQNSKAPMVRIADRYAIGFLALTVVIAALAWIISQDPLRALAVLVVATPCPLILAVPVAVISGMSRAARAGVLIKSGGVLEALAGIQTAILDKTGTLTHGRAVVSDIRSSKDFSEADVLRLAASLDQASGHVVAAALIEAATGRGLVLSSPTNVNETPGLGIEGQVEGRQIVVGGDSFVHRRIGDDDIQALHAGLGLDATTVAVAVDGMLAGVIVLEDRVRDDAGAMLASLRHAGIRRIVLASGDKQEIALAVGNALGVDLTRGELSPEQKVAVVRSEAASGPVMMVGDGVNDAPALAAADVGVAMGARGTASSSEAAGVVLLVDQLEPLAKAITIARRTRAIALQSVLAGLGLSMAAMLAAALGYLPPVQGALLQEAIDVAVILNALRALR; encoded by the coding sequence ATGAGACTGGCACCGCCGCTCGAAGCAAGAGAGCGCACGATTGTCCGCCTGTTCCCCTACGCGCTGGTCGCTCTCCCCTTGCTCGGCCTGGCGCTAGGTGCCGCCCTTTGGTGGAGCGCGTCTGGCGCTTTGGCCGAAACGACATGGACCGTGGCGACGCTGCCTGTCCTGATCACACTGCTGATCCAGATCGTTGTTTCGTTGCGCCGCGGCGATGTCGGCCTCGACGTCGTTGCCGCCTTATCGATGTCGGCGGCACTGGTGTTTGGGGAACCGCTCGCCGGCAATGTCGTCGCCTTGATGTATGCGGGCGGCCAGCTTCTCGAAAGCTTCGCACAAGGTCGGGCACGGCACGAAATGACCGCCCTGCTGGGGCGGGTTGCCCATACGGCAATGCGGTACCAGGGATCGGGGCTCGAGGAGGTCCCAATCGCCGCAATCGTGGCGGGCGACCGCATACTGATACGGCAAGGCGAGGTGCTGCCGGTCGATGGGCGCGTTGCCGGCACATTTGCGCTGCTTGATCTATCCACCCTCACAGGAGAGTCCGTGCCGCAACGGGTCGGCGCGGGTGGCGAGGCATTGAGCGGATCGACATCGGCCGGCCCGGCATTCGAACTCATTGCCACGCGGGCCGCTGCGGAAAGTACCTATGCCGGCATAGTGCGGCTGGTCGAGGCGGCTCAGAACAGCAAGGCGCCCATGGTGCGGATCGCAGATCGCTACGCGATAGGCTTTCTGGCGCTGACGGTGGTGATCGCGGCACTGGCCTGGATAATATCGCAGGATCCGCTGCGAGCGCTTGCCGTTCTCGTGGTGGCAACGCCTTGCCCGCTGATCCTGGCCGTGCCTGTCGCTGTTATTTCCGGCATGTCCCGCGCGGCTCGTGCCGGCGTCCTCATCAAGAGTGGCGGCGTGTTGGAGGCATTGGCGGGGATCCAGACCGCCATTCTCGACAAGACCGGGACATTGACCCACGGTCGGGCCGTGGTCAGCGACATCAGATCGAGCAAGGACTTTTCCGAAGCTGACGTGCTGCGCCTGGCGGCAAGTCTCGACCAGGCTTCAGGTCACGTCGTCGCCGCCGCCCTGATTGAGGCGGCCACCGGCCGCGGTCTGGTGCTGTCTTCCCCAACCAATGTCAACGAAACTCCCGGACTTGGTATTGAGGGCCAGGTTGAAGGGCGGCAGATTGTGGTGGGAGGGGACAGCTTCGTACATCGTCGGATCGGAGACGACGATATCCAGGCACTGCATGCAGGGCTTGGCCTCGATGCGACGACCGTTGCCGTTGCAGTGGATGGCATGCTTGCAGGCGTCATCGTCCTGGAAGACCGTGTCCGGGACGATGCCGGGGCCATGCTGGCATCGTTGCGGCACGCAGGCATCAGGCGGATCGTTCTGGCATCGGGGGACAAACAGGAAATCGCCCTCGCGGTCGGCAACGCACTGGGCGTCGATCTGACCCGGGGCGAGCTCAGCCCGGAACAGAAGGTAGCGGTCGTCCGGTCCGAAGCTGCCTCTGGCCCGGTAATGATGGTGGGAGATGGCGTCAACGATGCACCCGCTCTGGCCGCCGCTGATGTAGGTGTTGCTATGGGCGCGCGGGGCACGGCTTCCTCCTCGGAAGCGGCTGGCGTCGTTCTGCTGGTGGATCAGCTGGAGCCCCTTGCCAAAGCCATTACCATTGCCCGCCGCACCCGTGCCATCGCCCTGCAGAGCGTCCTGGCCGGGCTTGGACTTTCCATGGCTGCCATGCTTGCGGCCGCTCTCGGTTACTTGCCCCCGGTGCAGGGTGCCCTGTTGCAGGAAGCCATCGACGTTGCTGTGATTCTCAATGCGCTTCGCGCCCTGCGCTAG
- a CDS encoding OsmC family protein, which translates to MNYSPAGRDRLARAMGRLGVGGLRARCSTYRIDIGHDSSLADNVLPPGRGPQSQSTSVDLRQIKNGKSRSCFGGAVGKTQLNQHQLRDDGTDQDHAAHVTRRILVWWMVVQYRLPTSILDGPAGIVRVALLHRGASGASACLTCRHPALGPKAEKGQVHKMLEYSIDARRVDATGSIALVRQAEVTLDTSLLGRADAFNPAEMLLAALAACMIKSAERAIPLLEFDLRGMSVHLHAVRSDAPPQITSIDYLLTVDTDESDRRIDLLHTNIRKYGTISNTLVKAVELTGRIVRKASAGREAH; encoded by the coding sequence TTGAACTATTCCCCAGCAGGCCGTGACCGGCTGGCGCGGGCGATGGGTCGCCTCGGCGTAGGCGGCCTCCGCGCGCGGTGCAGCACCTACCGCATCGATATCGGGCATGACAGCAGTCTTGCGGACAACGTCCTTCCTCCCGGACGGGGCCCGCAATCGCAAAGCACGTCCGTTGATTTGCGCCAGATCAAGAACGGCAAGTCGAGATCATGCTTTGGAGGGGCGGTTGGCAAAACACAGCTCAACCAGCATCAGTTGAGAGACGATGGAACGGATCAGGATCACGCAGCACACGTCACTCGGCGCATTCTGGTTTGGTGGATGGTTGTTCAGTATCGGCTACCCACCTCAATTTTGGATGGGCCTGCTGGGATTGTTCGTGTGGCCTTACTTCATCGGGGCGCATCTGGCGCCAGCGCTTGTCTGACGTGTCGTCACCCTGCCCTCGGACCAAAAGCCGAGAAAGGCCAAGTCCACAAAATGTTGGAATACTCAATTGACGCGCGACGGGTAGACGCCACCGGCAGCATTGCCTTGGTAAGGCAGGCAGAGGTGACGCTGGATACATCGTTGTTGGGTCGGGCGGACGCTTTCAATCCGGCTGAGATGCTCCTGGCGGCGCTGGCAGCCTGCATGATCAAGAGCGCCGAGCGCGCAATTCCGTTGCTCGAATTCGATCTGCGGGGGATGAGTGTCCATTTGCACGCGGTCCGCAGCGATGCTCCGCCCCAGATTACGTCTATCGATTATCTCCTGACCGTCGACACCGACGAGAGCGATCGGCGCATCGACCTGCTGCATACCAACATCCGCAAGTACGGCACGATCTCCAATACCCTGGTGAAGGCAGTTGAGTTGACTGGCCGCATTGTTCGCAAGGCTAGCGCAGGGCGCGAAGCGCATTGA
- a CDS encoding DUF2971 domain-containing protein produces the protein MVELQPQVPWPNSHLSNRGSIPEIGSRDIGIILRGASLHLGVLSTRSVNPCDMDATTERGFWRMSQVGLPDTPLPKGSPFMGIARSALDTYRPQQTPKELYHYTSTSGLLGILTNHSLWFTDTRYLNDSSEVLWGVGVVTKVAEAFANTRKEDRDKILVDRVVQRLETISMPNRAAVFCLCESANLLNQWRDYGRDVVSYSLGFDPTKLHMPEGYNFPPILIKMIYDEAKQIEIAQRVVAGVYAKAMLLPAETRDDPDRVSFLIDSAAHELSLVTYWFKNPAFEAEQEWRLLLEAGMIQNMGNTPLFRPSHVGITPYFEFKPTNEQLLPVTSLMVGPCSWPDAAMAAAHLLLNERGYAGLRLNASTIPIR, from the coding sequence ATGGTAGAACTGCAGCCTCAGGTTCCCTGGCCAAATTCTCATCTGTCAAATCGCGGCTCTATTCCAGAGATCGGATCGCGCGATATTGGAATCATACTGCGGGGCGCATCCCTGCATTTGGGTGTTTTGTCGACACGCTCGGTGAATCCATGCGACATGGATGCGACAACCGAGAGGGGCTTTTGGCGTATGAGCCAAGTGGGACTGCCGGATACACCACTACCCAAGGGCAGCCCCTTCATGGGGATCGCCCGTTCGGCCCTTGACACATACCGACCGCAGCAGACGCCGAAGGAGCTGTACCACTATACCAGTACAAGCGGCCTCTTGGGCATCCTAACTAATCACTCTCTTTGGTTTACCGATACTCGATATTTGAACGACAGCTCTGAGGTCTTGTGGGGCGTTGGTGTCGTAACCAAGGTCGCCGAGGCTTTTGCGAACACCCGCAAAGAAGATCGCGACAAAATATTGGTAGATCGGGTTGTGCAGCGGCTTGAGACGATTTCTATGCCTAATCGTGCGGCAGTCTTTTGCTTGTGTGAAAGCGCGAACTTACTCAATCAATGGAGGGACTACGGCCGTGACGTAGTTTCCTATTCGCTCGGGTTCGATCCGACAAAACTTCATATGCCTGAAGGATATAACTTCCCGCCAATCTTGATAAAAATGATCTACGACGAGGCGAAGCAGATTGAAATTGCCCAACGTGTCGTCGCGGGCGTCTATGCCAAGGCAATGTTGCTTCCCGCTGAAACGCGCGACGACCCGGATCGTGTGAGCTTCCTGATAGACTCGGCTGCCCATGAATTGTCTCTGGTGACATATTGGTTCAAGAACCCGGCCTTCGAAGCAGAACAGGAATGGCGGCTACTTCTTGAGGCCGGAATGATCCAGAACATGGGTAACACGCCATTATTTCGGCCTTCGCATGTTGGGATCACCCCGTATTTCGAATTCAAGCCGACGAATGAGCAATTGCTGCCGGTCACCAGCTTGATGGTTGGTCCATGCTCTTGGCCGGATGCTGCAATGGCAGCGGCGCATCTGCTTCTGAATGAACGAGGATATGCTGGCCTGAGGCTAAACGCTTCGACCATTCCCATACGGTAG
- the nirD gene encoding nitrite reductase small subunit NirD — protein MNQWIDIGSIDAIPRRGARCVNTPAGKIAVFRTQEDQVFALENRCPHKQGPLSEGIVHGASVTCPLHNWVFDLQTGKAMGADEGQVRTYPVQVMDGRVMMMEAEVMMVAAE, from the coding sequence ATGAACCAGTGGATCGATATCGGCAGCATCGACGCCATCCCGCGCCGTGGCGCGCGCTGCGTCAACACGCCAGCGGGCAAGATCGCGGTGTTCCGCACGCAGGAAGACCAGGTCTTCGCGCTGGAAAACCGCTGCCCGCACAAGCAGGGGCCGCTGAGCGAGGGCATAGTGCATGGCGCGTCAGTGACGTGCCCGCTGCATAACTGGGTGTTTGATTTGCAGACTGGTAAGGCCATGGGGGCGGATGAAGGCCAGGTCCGGACCTACCCAGTGCAGGTGATGGATGGGCGGGTGATGATGATGGAGGCCGAGGTGATGATGGTGGCTGCGGAGTAG
- the nirB gene encoding nitrite reductase large subunit NirB, translated as MTEKLVIIGNGMAPGRMLEHLFEAAPGRFEVTIFNAEPRVNYNRLMLSPVLSGEKTYEEIITHGDEWYDANGVTLHKSSPVTLIDREAKRVVSTNGIVADYDKLVIATGSSPFIPPVPGHQLPGVVTYRDLDDVDKMLAAGKGSKVVVIGGGLLGLEAAAGLKMQGMDVTVLHLMPTLMERQLDPAAGYLLEKAFADRGVTVITKANTKQVLGTNRVEGVELADGTVIPCSMVVMAVGIRPSSGLAKASGLAVNRGIVVDDQMRTDDPHIFALGECAEHRGTCYGLVAPLYEMGQVLAQTLAEEEASYQGSVTSTKLKVTGIDLFSAGDFGEGEDREEVVLRDASAGVYKRLVLKDDRIIGAVLYGETSDGPWFFDLLKRGVDTREMRDTLIFGQAYQGGAPLDPMAAVAALPDEAEICGCNGVCKGKITGAISGKGLTGLDGVRAHTKASASCGSCTHLVEQLLHLTLGDSYNPAAVQPMCPCTEYGHDDVRRLIIAKSLKSIPEVMQELEWKTSCGCAKCRPALNYYLVADWPGEYEDDGQSRFINERVHANIQKDGTYSVVPRMWGGMTNPKELRAIADVADKFAIPAVKVTGGQRIDLLGVKKEDLPAVWADLNAAGMVSGAAYAKGLRTVKTCVGSDWCRFGTQDSTGLGIRIEKFMWGAWTPAKLKLAVSGCPRNCAEATCKDIGVICVDSGYDIHFAGAAGLDIKGTELLCHADSEDEALEIIVALTQLYREQGRYLERIYKWAKRVGTPSILANVVNDREKRRAYYERFVYSQTFAQVDPWEERVNGKDAHEFEAMAEFGMPVAAE; from the coding sequence GTGACCGAGAAACTCGTCATCATCGGCAATGGCATGGCACCGGGGCGCATGCTCGAGCATCTGTTCGAAGCTGCGCCCGGTCGCTTCGAGGTGACCATCTTCAACGCGGAACCGCGGGTCAACTACAACCGGCTGATGCTGTCGCCGGTGCTGTCGGGCGAGAAGACGTATGAGGAAATCATCACCCATGGCGACGAGTGGTACGACGCCAATGGCGTGACGCTGCACAAATCGTCGCCGGTGACGCTGATCGATCGCGAGGCCAAGCGGGTGGTTTCGACCAACGGCATCGTCGCCGACTATGACAAGCTGGTGATCGCGACGGGATCGTCGCCATTCATTCCGCCAGTGCCGGGGCACCAGTTGCCAGGTGTCGTGACCTATCGCGACCTCGATGACGTCGACAAGATGCTGGCGGCCGGCAAGGGCAGCAAGGTGGTGGTGATCGGCGGCGGCCTGCTCGGGCTGGAGGCCGCAGCTGGCCTCAAGATGCAGGGCATGGACGTGACCGTGCTGCACCTGATGCCGACGCTGATGGAACGGCAGCTCGACCCGGCGGCAGGGTATCTGCTGGAGAAGGCTTTTGCCGATCGCGGCGTGACCGTGATCACCAAGGCCAATACCAAGCAGGTGCTGGGCACCAATCGCGTCGAGGGTGTTGAACTCGCCGATGGGACGGTGATCCCCTGCTCGATGGTGGTGATGGCGGTGGGTATCCGCCCGTCGTCCGGTCTGGCCAAGGCGAGCGGGCTGGCGGTCAATCGCGGTATTGTGGTCGACGACCAGATGCGGACCGATGACCCGCATATCTTTGCGCTGGGCGAATGCGCTGAGCATCGCGGCACCTGCTACGGCCTCGTGGCGCCGCTCTATGAGATGGGCCAGGTCCTGGCGCAGACACTGGCCGAAGAGGAGGCGAGCTATCAGGGCTCGGTGACCTCGACCAAGCTCAAGGTGACCGGCATCGACCTGTTCTCGGCTGGTGATTTTGGTGAGGGCGAAGACCGCGAGGAGGTGGTGCTGCGCGACGCCAGTGCCGGTGTCTACAAGCGACTGGTGCTGAAGGACGACCGCATCATCGGCGCGGTGCTCTATGGCGAGACGTCCGACGGTCCATGGTTCTTCGACCTGCTCAAGCGCGGCGTCGATACGCGCGAAATGCGCGACACTTTGATCTTCGGCCAGGCCTATCAGGGGGGCGCCCCCCTGGACCCTATGGCGGCCGTTGCAGCCTTGCCGGATGAGGCAGAGATCTGTGGCTGCAACGGCGTGTGCAAGGGCAAGATCACCGGCGCAATATCAGGCAAGGGCTTGACCGGGCTCGATGGCGTGCGGGCCCATACCAAGGCCTCGGCCTCGTGCGGCTCCTGCACGCATCTGGTTGAGCAGCTGCTGCACCTGACACTGGGCGACAGCTACAATCCGGCGGCCGTGCAGCCGATGTGTCCGTGCACCGAATATGGCCATGACGATGTTCGCAGGCTGATCATCGCCAAATCGCTCAAGTCCATCCCCGAGGTGATGCAGGAACTGGAGTGGAAGACCTCGTGCGGCTGCGCCAAGTGCCGGCCGGCGCTGAACTACTATCTCGTGGCCGACTGGCCGGGTGAATATGAGGATGACGGGCAGAGCCGGTTCATCAACGAGCGCGTGCATGCCAATATCCAGAAGGACGGCACCTATTCGGTGGTGCCGCGCATGTGGGGTGGCATGACCAACCCCAAGGAATTGCGCGCCATCGCCGACGTCGCCGACAAGTTCGCCATTCCGGCGGTGAAGGTGACCGGCGGCCAGCGTATCGATTTGCTGGGCGTCAAGAAGGAAGACCTGCCGGCGGTCTGGGCCGATCTCAACGCCGCTGGCATGGTTTCGGGCGCCGCCTATGCCAAGGGACTGCGCACGGTCAAGACCTGCGTCGGCTCGGACTGGTGCCGGTTCGGCACGCAGGATTCGACCGGGTTGGGCATCCGCATCGAAAAATTCATGTGGGGCGCCTGGACGCCGGCCAAGCTCAAGCTGGCGGTGTCCGGTTGCCCGCGCAACTGCGCCGAGGCGACGTGCAAGGATATTGGCGTGATCTGCGTCGACTCCGGCTACGACATCCACTTTGCCGGCGCCGCCGGGCTCGACATCAAGGGCACCGAACTGCTGTGTCACGCCGACAGCGAGGACGAGGCACTCGAAATCATCGTGGCGCTGACGCAGCTCTATCGTGAGCAGGGCCGCTACCTCGAGCGCATCTACAAGTGGGCCAAGCGGGTCGGCACGCCATCGATCCTGGCCAATGTGGTCAACGACCGCGAGAAGCGCCGCGCCTATTACGAACGCTTCGTCTATTCGCAGACATTTGCCCAGGTCGACCCTTGGGAAGAGCGCGTCAATGGCAAGGACGCACATGAATTCGAGGCGATGGCCGAGTTTGGCATGCCGGTGGCAGCGGAGTGA
- a CDS encoding Ppx/GppA phosphatase family protein produces the protein MTDSDRSAAVTSSLDEPAIRAPSGSGQMGRAGGHPPDSADKRTATATNPPRKHRGPIYAALDLGTNNCRLLIARPHEHGFRVLDGFTRIVRLGEGVSVTGRLGDAAMERTMEALRQCRNKLREHQPSRMRLIATEACRAAENGPAFLARVKEELGLELEIVTRQTEAELAVTGCADLIEGTAAGALMFDIGGGSSELAWLDFRGGRPKSQGRMSAAIRSWQSLPVGVVSIAERFGGIDVTHEVFEAMVAYVSEHLRQFRGREKLRQMIANHPVHLIGTSGTVTTLAGLHLGLERYERQKVDGLWMKRAEVDETMKVLLAMPFDRRVAHPCIGRDRADLVLPGCAIFEAIRREWPTERVRVADRGLREGILISLMDADRSKSRVSRYPRRNGNGG, from the coding sequence GTGACCGATTCCGATCGGTCCGCCGCCGTAACCTCGTCTCTGGACGAGCCGGCAATCCGTGCCCCGTCCGGTTCCGGCCAGATGGGGAGGGCAGGGGGGCACCCGCCCGATTCAGCGGACAAGCGGACAGCGACCGCCACCAATCCGCCCCGCAAGCATCGCGGGCCGATTTACGCCGCGCTTGATCTTGGCACTAACAATTGCCGCCTGCTGATCGCCCGCCCACATGAGCATGGCTTCCGCGTCCTCGATGGCTTCACGCGCATCGTCCGCCTGGGCGAAGGCGTGTCCGTCACCGGCCGCCTCGGTGACGCTGCCATGGAACGCACCATGGAAGCGCTCCGCCAGTGCCGCAACAAGCTGCGCGAGCACCAGCCCTCCCGCATGCGCCTGATCGCCACCGAGGCGTGCCGTGCCGCCGAGAACGGCCCTGCCTTTCTCGCCCGCGTCAAGGAAGAGCTCGGCCTCGAACTCGAAATCGTCACGCGCCAAACCGAGGCCGAACTGGCTGTCACTGGCTGCGCCGACCTCATTGAGGGCACCGCCGCCGGTGCCCTGATGTTCGATATTGGCGGTGGATCGTCCGAACTGGCCTGGCTCGATTTCCGCGGCGGCCGCCCCAAGTCGCAGGGCCGCATGTCAGCCGCCATCCGCTCGTGGCAGTCCCTGCCGGTCGGCGTCGTCTCGATCGCCGAGCGCTTCGGCGGCATCGATGTGACCCATGAAGTCTTCGAGGCCATGGTCGCCTACGTTTCCGAGCACCTGCGCCAGTTTCGCGGACGCGAAAAGCTGCGCCAGATGATCGCCAATCATCCGGTCCATCTCATCGGCACGTCAGGCACGGTCACCACGCTGGCCGGCCTCCATCTCGGGCTTGAGCGCTACGAGCGCCAGAAGGTCGACGGGTTGTGGATGAAGCGCGCCGAGGTCGACGAGACCATGAAGGTGCTGCTGGCCATGCCCTTCGACCGCCGTGTCGCCCATCCCTGCATCGGCCGCGACCGCGCCGATCTGGTGCTGCCCGGCTGCGCCATTTTCGAGGCGATCCGCCGCGAATGGCCCACCGAGCGCGTCCGCGTTGCCGATCGTGGCCTGCGCGAAGGCATTCTCATTTCGTTGATGGACGCTGACCGATCCAAGTCGCGCGTCTCGCGCTATCCCCGGAGGAACGGCAATGGTGGATAA
- a CDS encoding RlmE family RNA methyltransferase — translation MVDKALGTGGRKSATDLKIRVKSGKGRKVSSTKWLERQLNDPYVARARAEGYRSRAAFKIKEMDEKHKLFHRGTRVVDLGAAPGGWSQVAARAVGSTDANPLVVGIDYLEMDPIPGVLLFKKDFTDDDAPQLLIDAMGGKKADLVMSDMAWPTTGHRPTDHLRIVQLIEIAAAFALDVLAPNGTFVAKVFQGGTEHELLHMLKRHFRTTFHAKPPSSRQDSAEAYLIAKGFKGTNDTVPGEGEYDR, via the coding sequence ATGGTGGATAAAGCCCTCGGTACCGGTGGGCGCAAGTCCGCCACCGATCTCAAGATTCGCGTGAAGTCAGGCAAGGGCCGCAAGGTCTCCTCGACCAAGTGGCTCGAGCGTCAGCTCAACGACCCCTATGTGGCGCGCGCCCGCGCTGAAGGATATCGCTCGCGCGCCGCCTTCAAGATCAAGGAGATGGACGAAAAGCATAAGCTGTTCCATCGCGGCACCCGTGTCGTCGATCTGGGCGCTGCTCCCGGCGGTTGGAGCCAGGTCGCCGCCAGGGCCGTCGGGTCGACCGATGCCAATCCTCTGGTGGTGGGCATCGACTACCTCGAAATGGACCCCATCCCCGGTGTGCTTCTGTTCAAGAAGGACTTCACCGACGACGACGCCCCGCAGCTGCTGATCGATGCCATGGGCGGCAAGAAAGCCGACCTGGTCATGTCCGACATGGCCTGGCCCACCACCGGCCATCGCCCCACCGACCACCTGCGCATCGTCCAACTCATCGAGATCGCCGCCGCCTTCGCGCTCGACGTTCTGGCGCCCAATGGCACCTTCGTCGCCAAGGTGTTCCAGGGCGGCACCGAGCATGAGCTGCTGCACATGCTCAAGCGCCACTTCCGCACCACCTTCCACGCCAAGCCCCCCTCCAGCCGCCAGGATTCAGCCGAGGCCTACCTGATCGCCAAGGGCTTCAAGGGCACCAACGACACCGTGCCAGGCGAGGGCGAATACGACCGCTAA